The bacterium DNA window CGATGCTGATGCTGCGGCCCGGGCGCGGATTCTTCGCGCGCCTGGCGCGCGTCTTCGCGTCGCGCCCGCGCGCGATCCCCGACGTGCACCGCTGGAGCGACCCGCTGCCGAGCCTTGCGATGACGCTGTTTGTCCCGTGGTTTATCGCCATCACCGTTCGCCGAGGCGAGCGGCGAGGCGGCTTTTGCTTCGGGCTCAACGTGACGTGGGAAACTCTGGGCAGGATTGCGGAATGCGGAATGCGGAGCGCGGAATGAATCGAATTGGGAATTGGGAATTTTCGAATTGGGTATGCTTGTAAACCACGCGATGACGTTGCGATGGCATTCCCAATTCCCCATTCGCAATTCCCAATTCGAAAACAGTCTTTCAGACTTCCAGCCTTTTCGTTTATTCTCCCCTCATGACCGTTGAGATCTACACCATCGGCCATTCGAATCACGCCTTCGAACACTTCGCGGACCTGCTCGCCCGGCATCGCATCGATGTCGTCGCCGATGTGCGCAGCGCGCCGTATTCGAAGTATTCCCCGCACTTCGACCGCCGCGCGCTCGAACATTCGTTGCCGCGCGTCAAGGTGGCGTACGAGTTTTTCGGCGACACGCTCGGTGGCCGGCCCGAGGACGACGAGTATTACAACGAGCGCGGGCAGGTCGTGTACGGCCGTGTCGCGCGCGCCGCGTATTTTCGCGACGGTCTGTCGCGGGTCGCCGCGCTCGCGGCGAAAAAGCGCGTCGCCCTCATGTGCAGCGAGGAAGACCCCGCCATATGCCATCGCCATTTGCTCGTGACGCGCGTGCTCGAAAGCGAAGGCGCGTGCGCGCGGCACATCCGGGGCGACGGCCGCCTCGATTCGACGCGCGACATCGACCGCGACCAAAGCCAACTCGCGCTGTTCGCCCCAAGCGCGAAGGAGAAGGACGAAACGTGGACATCCATACGATCGGTTTCACGCGGCGAACCGCCGAGGACTTCTTCGTAACGCTCGAGCGCGCCGGCGTGCGTCGCGTGGTGGACATCCGCCTGAACAACACGTCGCAACTCGCCGCGTTCGCCAAGAAAGACGACCTCGCGTTTTTTCTTCGCCGCGTCTCCGATATCGAATACGTCCACGAGCCGCTTCTGTCACCGACGCAGGACATCCTCGACGATTTCAAGAAGAAAAAGGGCGATTGGTCCGAATACGAGCGGCGCTTCAACGCCCTGCTCGCGGAGCGCAAGGTTGAAAAAAACCTCGACCGCGCGCTGTTTGGCGTCCCCGCCGCGCTGCTATGCAGCGAATACGAGCCGGACCGTTGCCATCGCCGGCTGGTGTGCGAATATCTGGCAAAACACTGGAAAAACGTTCGCGCGATTCATCTGTGATCGCATCGCGAGGCTATGGGCGCCGCCGATGAAAATCCTCATCACGCATCTCACGCGCATGCACCACGACACTTTTTGCGCGGCGGGCATCGACATGGTGACGGGCGAACATGTGCGCCCGTGCGTCGCGCGGCGCAATCTTCCGGCCGAGATGTTGCTGTCGCGCGGCGGGATCTTTTCGCTCGGGGCGAAGATCGTGCTGAACTATGCCACGCCGCGCCACGAACCGCCGCCGCACGTCGAGGACTGGCTGTTTGAGCCGCGCGCGGCGTATCTGGCCGGCACGGTTTCGCCGGACGACTTGTGGGAACGGCTCGATGCGATCAAGCAACGCCGACTGCAAGTGCTGTTCGGAAAATATCTGACGATCGTCGAGCGAAACGCGGTCGTCGAGCCGGGACGCGGAACGTTTTCGCTCGGTTGCTACGCGCCCGCGTCGCCGCCCGTGCTGCGTATCGAAAAGCGCAGCGGTCAGCCCTCGCTGCGGTTGCACCTGGATGCCAACGGGAATCCGCTGAATCTCAGCGTGACGGACCTTCGTTTTTACAAGGACGACCTGGCGACCATCGACCGCAAGCGCGTCGACGCGGTCCAGGAATTGCTGCGCGGCGGCGAAACGCTGTTGTGCCTTGGACTGACGCGCGAGTTCGCCAAATCGCGCGAGGAAAAGCCGGTGCACTGGTTGCAGGTGAACAACATATTCCCGAAATCGAATCCGCTGTTTTGACACCGCGTCAATTGGGAATGAAAATCGCGAATTGCGAATTGCGAATTGGGAATTGCGAATTGGGAATGCTATATCGCGGCGCCGCTCGACAGAAAACCGCGTGTTGCGATGGCGTCTTGCGATGGCATTCGCAATTCCCAATTCGCCATTCCCAATTCTAGAAGTCCATCTCGAAAAACTTTTCCGGGTCCGGCTCATCCGGCGAAGGCGCCATCTGCTCGGGCACGGTGTCGGCCGCGAAATATTCCGTCACCGCGTCGGGCTGGCCTTCCCAGGCGAGAAGCCCCGTCGCCGGGTCGATGCGCGCCGACACCACGCCGCCCGGCACCGCGAACGGCTCGTTCGGCGCGTCCGCGAGCGCCGTTTTCATGTACGCGATCCAGATCGGCAGCGCCGCCTTGCTGCCCGTTTCGCCGGGGCCGAGCGATTTGGCGCCCGCGTCGTGCCCCACCCACACGCCCGCGAGGTGACGCGGCGAAAAGCCGATGAACCACGCGTCCACGTTGTTGTTGGTCGTGCCCGTCTTGCCGGCGAGCGTGCGCGATAGCGCGTTGCTGCGCGCGCCGGTGCCGCGGCTGGCCGCGGAGTTCAGCATGCTCGTCAACAGGAACGCCGTATCGCGGCCGATCACGCGGCGCGCCACGATGCGGCCGTCGTCGCCGCGCTCGTAACGCGGGAGCGGCACGTCGGTCAGATCCGGCGGGCGCGGATGCGGCTTCTCGACCAGGCCCTTGATGCGAATGTCGATGCCGAAGTCATCCAGAAACGCCTTTTGCGCCGGGTTGTCGCCCGCGTACGCCAAAGCCGGCGCGCCCTCGGCGAGTTCCTCCGGCTCGGCCAGATCGGCCACGCGCACGTCGGGCACGTTCGCGAGCGGCTCAGCGTCCCGGACCGCGTCGCCGAGCACGTTTTCCTCGATCGGCTCCCCGTCGCGGCCGACGATGCGCCGCACGAAAATCGGCTCGGAATAAAGCCCGCCCGATGCGAACACCGCGTAGGCGTTGATGAGTTCGATCGGGATCACCTCGTAGCTGCCAAGCGCCATCGAAAGGTCCGAGCCCGCCAGGCTGGCAAGCCCGAGTCGCCGCGCGTAGCGCTCGATGTAGCCTGGCCCGATCGCCTGCGCCGTGCGCACCGTGACCGTGTTGATCGACTTGGTCAGCGCCTCGCGCAGCGTCAGTTCGCCCGAGAAGCTGCCGCTGTAGTTGCGCGGCCGCCAGCCGTCCGCGAACACGAGCGCGGTGTCCATGATGCGCGTCGCCGGCGTCATGCCCGCGTCGAGCGCCGCCGCGTACACGATCGGCTTGAAGCTCGAACCCGGCTGCCGGTGCGCCTGGAGCGCCCGGTTGAACTCCGAGTCGTCAAACGAATACCCGCCCACGAGCGCCGCCACCTCGCGCGTCGCCGGG harbors:
- a CDS encoding DUF488 domain-containing protein, whose product is MPSPFARDARARKRRRVRAAHPGRRPPRFDARHRPRPKPTRAVRPKREGEGRNVDIHTIGFTRRTAEDFFVTLERAGVRRVVDIRLNNTSQLAAFAKKDDLAFFLRRVSDIEYVHEPLLSPTQDILDDFKKKKGDWSEYERRFNALLAERKVEKNLDRALFGVPAALLCSEYEPDRCHRRLVCEYLAKHWKNVRAIHL